A window of the Gossypium arboreum isolate Shixiya-1 chromosome 2, ASM2569848v2, whole genome shotgun sequence genome harbors these coding sequences:
- the LOC108473232 gene encoding caltractin-like isoform X2: MNSVATVRKDKHKGRHHGLSQQKKQEIKEAFELFDTDGSGTIDAKELNVAMRALGFEMTEEQIEQMIADVDKDGSGAIDFDEFVYMMTAKIGERDTKEELTKAFQIIDQDNNGKISAQDIERIANELGVKLTEKEIQDMIEEADKDNDGEVNMDEFMRMMKRTTYGY, encoded by the exons atGAATAGTGTAGCTACGGTGA GGAAAGACAAGCATAAGGGACGCCACCATGGATTAAGCCAACAGAAGAAGCAAGAGATTAAAGAAGCATTTGAGCTGTTCGACACTGACGGATCTG GTACCATTGATGCCAAAGAGCTTAATGTTGCCATGag GGCACTAGGTTTCGAGATGACAGAAGAG CAAATCGAACAAATGATTGCAGATGTAGATAAAGATGGAAGTGGAGCcattgattttgatgaatttgtgtaTATGATGACTGCCAAAATCGGTGAAAGAGACACTAAAGAAGAGCTTACGAAAGCATTCCAAATCATTGATCAAGATAACAAC GGAAAGATATCTGCCCAAGACATTGAACGCATAGCAAACGAGCTTGGTGTAAAGTTGACTGAAAAAGAGATTCAAGACATGATTGAAGAAGCTGATAAAGATA ATGATGGAGAGGTAAATATGGACGAGTTCATGAGGATGATGAAGAGAACAACATATGGGTACTAG
- the LOC108473232 gene encoding caltractin-like isoform X1 — protein MSSIYKDTTGKDKHKGRHHGLSQQKKQEIKEAFELFDTDGSGTIDAKELNVAMRALGFEMTEEQIEQMIADVDKDGSGAIDFDEFVYMMTAKIGERDTKEELTKAFQIIDQDNNGKISAQDIERIANELGVKLTEKEIQDMIEEADKDNDGEVNMDEFMRMMKRTTYGY, from the exons ATG TCTAGTATTTATAAAGATACAACAGGGAAAGACAAGCATAAGGGACGCCACCATGGATTAAGCCAACAGAAGAAGCAAGAGATTAAAGAAGCATTTGAGCTGTTCGACACTGACGGATCTG GTACCATTGATGCCAAAGAGCTTAATGTTGCCATGag GGCACTAGGTTTCGAGATGACAGAAGAG CAAATCGAACAAATGATTGCAGATGTAGATAAAGATGGAAGTGGAGCcattgattttgatgaatttgtgtaTATGATGACTGCCAAAATCGGTGAAAGAGACACTAAAGAAGAGCTTACGAAAGCATTCCAAATCATTGATCAAGATAACAAC GGAAAGATATCTGCCCAAGACATTGAACGCATAGCAAACGAGCTTGGTGTAAAGTTGACTGAAAAAGAGATTCAAGACATGATTGAAGAAGCTGATAAAGATA ATGATGGAGAGGTAAATATGGACGAGTTCATGAGGATGATGAAGAGAACAACATATGGGTACTAG